The window CTCACACTTTTCGTCGGCGGACTCTGGGGCGGAATCGGTATTCTGTTGATGCTCGCTTTGTTCAGCATTTCAAGCGGGGTGGCATCCGTCAGTTTCAAGGATGTGATGGCCAAAACCATCCCGAAAGGCAAACGCGGGACGCTTCTGTCCATTCGTGCCACGGTCGGCGGGGCGCTTGCGCTTGGGGCCGGTGCCTGGCTGATGATCAGCGGCGGCGAAGATGAGCCGATTGCATTTTACGGTGCACTGCTTGCTGTCGCTGCGATATTATGGCTGGTGGCCACAACGCTTTTTGCTTTTATACGTGAGTACCCGGGAGCAACGGACGGCGGACGCAATGCCATTGATGAGGCGCAAAAAGGGTGGCAGCTCCTTACGGAACAGAAAGATTTTCGCAATTTCGTCATCGCCCGCAGCCTTTTGCTCGGCGTACCCCTGGTTATTCCGTTTTACTCGCTTTTTGCACGCGAACTCGGTACCGGACTCAGCGGACTGGGTCTGTTTGTTATGGCCAACAGCCTGGCAATGGTGCTAAGCAGCTACTTTTGGGGCCGGCTGGCCGACCGCTCCAGCAAACATGCCATGGCTTACGGCGGAATGGTCGGCACGGCTGCTGCACTCCTGGCGCTTGGACTTGGTTGGCTGATGGGGGGTGAGTACACCGCCTGGTGGCTGGCAACGGTCATTTTCATCACCGGTTTTGCCCAGGCCGGAACCCGCATGGGACGGAAAACCTATCTGGTGGATGCCGCCCCGAAGGATGAGCGTCCGCTTTATGTAGCCGTGAGCAATACGCTTGTCGGAATTATTTTCCTGTCCTCAGCACTCATCGGGCTTCTGGCCGGATTGATCGGAGTGCAGGGGGTGATTATCGTGTTTACTCTGATGATGGTTGCAGGGTCACTGATGGCGCTCAGATTGCCCGATGCGGGGTTTGAGGCGTAAGCCGGTTTTCAGCTTTCAATCACCCCGAAAAGATCAAACGCCTCGGCATCGGTGATTCGCACCCGGTAAAACGAACCCGCATGCAGATCGCCGGTTGAAAATCCGTCAGCGGCACTCTGGATGATCACTTCGTTGTCCACTTCGGGAGTATCCCACTCGGTGCGGCCGTAGGCAACTCCGTCCTCGATCCGGTCAATCAGCACCGGCAGCACCCGCTCGATCAGCTCCTCATTGTGCTCTCTGGAAATCTCCTCCTGCACGGCCATCAGCTCCTGAACGCGGCGCTGCTTTTCGGCCGCCGGAACCGGATCGCCCAGCTCATAGGCCGTGGTGGCTTCCTCCTGCGAATAGGCAAAACACCCCAGCCGCTCAAACCGGATTTCACGCACAAAATCAATCAGCTCCTCGAAATGCTCCCGCATCTCGGCCGGATATCCGACGATGAGCGTGGTTCTGAGCCGGATTCCCGGCACCTCTTCGCGGATCTGATGAAGCAGCTCCCTCATGCGCTGCCCGCTCATGCCGCGGCGCATCGATTTCAGCACTTCAGTGCTGGCGTGCTGCACCGGCATGTCCAGATAGTTGCAGATGTTGTCCCGGTCGCGGATGACCGGGAGGATGTCCGTCGGGAAGCGGGCCGGATAGGCGTACTGAAGCCGGATCCAGTCAAATCCGACATCCGACAACCGTTCCAGCAGGTCCGAAAGGGTGCGTTTTCCGTACAGGTCGAGCCCGTACCAGGTCAGGTCCTGCCCGATCAGCACCAGCTCACGAACGCCCTTTTCCTTAAGTTTCCGGGCCTCGGTCACAAGCTCATCAGCCGGACGCGAAACATGTCCGCCCCGCATTATCGGAATAGCACAAAACGAACAGCTCTGGTCACATCCCTCCGAAATTTTCAGATAGGCATAATGGGACGGATTGGTCAGCATACGCTCGCCGATCAGCTCCTTCCGGTACCGGCCGCCGAGCTCTTTCAGTACATCAGGAAGGGATGTGTGGCTGCTGCCGAAATACTTGTCCACTTCCGGGATGTCGGCCCGCAGGTCATCGAGATAGCGGTCCGACAGGCACCCCATCACCAGCAGGCGGTCCAGTTTTCCCTGCTGCTTCAGCGAAACCCCCTCCAGAATGTGATTGATCGACTCCTCCTTGGCATCTTCGATGAAGCCGCATGTGTTGATCACCAGCACATTGGCATCGGATATGTCCGATACGATTTCAAATTCGTTGGCACGCGCCTGGGCGATAAACACCTCGGAATCGACCTGGTTTTTTGAGCAGCCGAGGGTGTCGACATAGATGCGCGGAAGCTGTGTTTGCATGTTGGCTGATGGATTTCTGTGTGATTGTGAAGCTGAACTGTTTATCGGGTGATTTAAGGACGGTTACCGGTTGGCTCAGGTTAATTTCGGAAAATTTTTGGTGATTTCGGTTATTTCCGGATGATCAGGTTTGTCGCAGGCCACAGCTATTTCCGGATCCGCCATTCGGCAGGGTGATAGTTGTTCATGCGTCTGCCCACATGCTTCATCCACCCCAGCGGGAGTCCGCGGTGCATGGCAAGATACCAGCCGCCGGATGTGCCATTCTCCGGAACGGGCAGGCTTTCCCTTCTCAGAAACTGCAACGCTTTCTCGCGGTTGCAGGTGATCTGCGGAAAAAACGATGCATCCAGATGGATGTCGAGTGCCGCCGCTGCGGCCGGACGCACCTCGTCGCGGATGACCTTGCCGACTTCCGTGCCGGCATACAGCACCGTCAAAACGGATGAAAGCAGCCTGAGAGAATGCATGTGGTTTCCGTGAAGCCGGAAAAGCCGGTCTCCGATCTGGTACCAGTCGCAGGGTTCATCCGGATACCACTTCCGGACCTGCTCCACCGCCGTACTGCCGGCCGCACCGATTTTATTGCTGCTGTTCCTGCCGCCTCGCTTTGCAGCGCCCCTGCCGCCCGGGGCACTTCCACTGCTTCCGGTGTTTCTGCCGCGCCCGGCTCCTCTGCTGCCCCCGGTGTCTCTGCCACCCCCTGCGTCTCCGATGCCTCCGGTGCTTCTGCTGCTTGCGGCACCTGTGCTGCCAACGGCACCTCCGCTGCCGGGCTTTCGGATAATACTCAGGAAGAATCCTTCGCCGCCGGTTCGGTGAGGCAGGAAGCCGTATCCGGTCACCGGGCCCTCGCGAATTTCGGTTATTTGCTGCATTCCGTTCCGGCTCTCACCCGTCATCCCGTCACGATTGTTTGTATCCAGCCGGACGCATTCACCACCGGTCTGATCCAGCAGCCGGGCGATATTCCGTTCATTTTCATCGGGATTGAATGTGCAGGTGGTATAGATCAGGTATCCGCCCGGACGAAGGGCCGGCCAGATATCGGACAGGATTGACCGCTGGCGCAGCGAACAGTGGCGCGCATTGTCCGGCGTCCATTCGAGGCGGGCATCGGGATCCTTCCGGAAAAGCCCCTCGCCCGAGCAAGGCGCATCGGCAAGAATCAGGTCGAAAAACCCGCCCAATTCGTCGAATCGGAAAGATTCATTGCGGGTGACCGCGATATTTCCGGTACCCCATTTGATGCTGTTTTCCATCAGGGCGGGCACGCGGGAGCGGATGACCTCATTGGCCACGATCATCGCATCGGGGAAATGGGACGCCATCAGGGTGGTCTTGCCGCCCGGCGCAGCACAGGCATCGAGAATCAGTCCGGGGCCCTCATCCGAAGCGTCGTCATCCGGCCACAACTCCGTCAGCACCCGCTCAAGAAACATCGAGCTGGCCTCCTGGACGTAATAACTGCCGGCGTGAAACAGGGGATCCAGCGTGAAGGATGGACGCTTATCGAGGAAAAAGCCGTTCCGCGACCACGCAACCGGCTCCCCCGGCGGCACGGGATCATCGCTTATGCGCTCCCATTTTTGCGGATGGATGCGGATGGAGGTCCGGCCCGGTTCATCAAGCGCACGCAGAAACGCCCCGGCTTCATCAGGAAACTGGCGGGAAATCCGGTCGGCAAAATCGCCGGGCAGCGGTGGATTGTCACATTTCGATGCCGGACGCATACGTTTTTCTTTGGTCTGGATTAGCGGTTGCTTTGACTGGCAATTGCCTTCACGTATCTATTGCCGTGATGCATGACCTTCCGCAGAGCCGGAATTGCTCTGCGGAGAGCCGGGGTCGTCCTGCGGCACACCCCACGGACTGCTGCCCTCACGCGCCCGGTCATAATACCGGATGGTCGGATAGGCAAAGGATATATCCTTGTGTCCGGCCAGCTCGGTGAGCACGTCCTCCCAGATCTGATGTTCGGTGCCGCGGCGGGTGCGCGGATTGGTGAGATAACGGATGGTCAGGATGATGCCGAAGTCTTTGACATCCGTGTAGACAGTGGGGGTGAGGATGCGGTAGGTGATGAGATACGACCGTGCGGCTTTGCGCAGCTGCTGCTTCGCCTCGGTTGAGATGTTGGCGGAGTGCCGGTCGGCTATCTGCTGCAGTATTTTCTTGGCTTTCTTCCAGTTGCTTTCCAGGCTGATCCGCACAGGCAGCTCGTTCCAGATAAAATGGAAGTCGGCGGTGTAATTGGCAATGTTTTCGGTGAAGACCTTGTGGTTTGGGACGTGGATGACCCGGCCGGTGCTCTGGTCGGCATCCACCCAGTTGCCGATCTCCATCAGGCTGAATTTGAAAATCCGCTGGTCAATGACATCGCCGCTTACTCCCGCAATGTCAATCCGGTCACCGATTTCAAACGGCTTGCGCCAGATCAGGAATATCCATCCGGCAAGATCGGCTACGGAATCCTTCAGCGCAATGACGATACCCGCCGACAGCAGTCCGAGAAAGGTGGCGATGGATTGGAATCCCTCAAACCAGGTGCGGCCGAGGATGAGCAGGGCCATGAAAACCAGGACACGCGTAAAATATTTGCGCCACTTGTAGTGCAGCTCGGGGTCACTTGTGTGCCGGAATACCACACGCAGGACAATCGCGCGGACAAGCCAGAACGCAAATATAAGGACGACGCTGAACAGCAGGTTCTGTGTGAAACTGTGGCTCAGATCCGC of the Natronogracilivirga saccharolytica genome contains:
- a CDS encoding MFS transporter, which encodes MSKRTEILEKTYEILTIDDERACRDIPDSACREAPGNFFLNAGNGALTKLAEQIASPSLVLPWLLGAMGAPASLSGFLVPLSKSGSLMPQLLVSSRIRKYSRRKYFWVAAGYTQALSLLLMIPLTLFVGGLWGGIGILLMLALFSISSGVASVSFKDVMAKTIPKGKRGTLLSIRATVGGALALGAGAWLMISGGEDEPIAFYGALLAVAAILWLVATTLFAFIREYPGATDGGRNAIDEAQKGWQLLTEQKDFRNFVIARSLLLGVPLVIPFYSLFARELGTGLSGLGLFVMANSLAMVLSSYFWGRLADRSSKHAMAYGGMVGTAAALLALGLGWLMGGEYTAWWLATVIFITGFAQAGTRMGRKTYLVDAAPKDERPLYVAVSNTLVGIIFLSSALIGLLAGLIGVQGVIIVFTLMMVAGSLMALRLPDAGFEA
- the rimO gene encoding 30S ribosomal protein S12 methylthiotransferase RimO, whose translation is MQTQLPRIYVDTLGCSKNQVDSEVFIAQARANEFEIVSDISDANVLVINTCGFIEDAKEESINHILEGVSLKQQGKLDRLLVMGCLSDRYLDDLRADIPEVDKYFGSSHTSLPDVLKELGGRYRKELIGERMLTNPSHYAYLKISEGCDQSCSFCAIPIMRGGHVSRPADELVTEARKLKEKGVRELVLIGQDLTWYGLDLYGKRTLSDLLERLSDVGFDWIRLQYAYPARFPTDILPVIRDRDNICNYLDMPVQHASTEVLKSMRRGMSGQRMRELLHQIREEVPGIRLRTTLIVGYPAEMREHFEELIDFVREIRFERLGCFAYSQEEATTAYELGDPVPAAEKQRRVQELMAVQEEISREHNEELIERVLPVLIDRIEDGVAYGRTEWDTPEVDNEVIIQSAADGFSTGDLHAGSFYRVRITDAEAFDLFGVIES
- a CDS encoding methyltransferase RsmF C-terminal domain-like protein, with protein sequence MRPASKCDNPPLPGDFADRISRQFPDEAGAFLRALDEPGRTSIRIHPQKWERISDDPVPPGEPVAWSRNGFFLDKRPSFTLDPLFHAGSYYVQEASSMFLERVLTELWPDDDASDEGPGLILDACAAPGGKTTLMASHFPDAMIVANEVIRSRVPALMENSIKWGTGNIAVTRNESFRFDELGGFFDLILADAPCSGEGLFRKDPDARLEWTPDNARHCSLRQRSILSDIWPALRPGGYLIYTTCTFNPDENERNIARLLDQTGGECVRLDTNNRDGMTGESRNGMQQITEIREGPVTGYGFLPHRTGGEGFFLSIIRKPGSGGAVGSTGAASSRSTGGIGDAGGGRDTGGSRGAGRGRNTGSSGSAPGGRGAAKRGGRNSSNKIGAAGSTAVEQVRKWYPDEPCDWYQIGDRLFRLHGNHMHSLRLLSSVLTVLYAGTEVGKVIRDEVRPAAAAALDIHLDASFFPQITCNREKALQFLRRESLPVPENGTSGGWYLAMHRGLPLGWMKHVGRRMNNYHPAEWRIRK
- a CDS encoding mechanosensitive ion channel family protein — translated: MVQEDVHIVNRITRAVADMADLSHSFTQNLLFSVVLIFAFWLVRAIVLRVVFRHTSDPELHYKWRKYFTRVLVFMALLILGRTWFEGFQSIATFLGLLSAGIVIALKDSVADLAGWIFLIWRKPFEIGDRIDIAGVSGDVIDQRIFKFSLMEIGNWVDADQSTGRVIHVPNHKVFTENIANYTADFHFIWNELPVRISLESNWKKAKKILQQIADRHSANISTEAKQQLRKAARSYLITYRILTPTVYTDVKDFGIILTIRYLTNPRTRRGTEHQIWEDVLTELAGHKDISFAYPTIRYYDRAREGSSPWGVPQDDPGSPQSNSGSAEGHASRQ